One Clostridium sp. CM027 genomic window carries:
- a CDS encoding MATE family efflux transporter, whose amino-acid sequence MTMSSVTESNKMFGEEKIWKLLLKFSVPAIISLMVAEMYNMVDSMFLGQSIGANAIGALTIAFPIQRLFLAISMLIAIGASTAVARSCGDEDFENLRIIIPNAIVLMFIIISVFSFSIFIFQDKILLSLGASQNTFPLAKDYVSIILMGVLFQSFTLIASYIITAFGNTKIVLLSTSIGAICNVIIDYFLVNIFSYGVKGAAIATVISQIIAFIYVLIVFIKIKKGLKFSFKLTLNKAVSIGIICVGFSTFIIEISDAVVAAILNNLLASYGGDLAIVTVGLTTRVSMFLFMTIMGISSAMQPIAAYNYGAGNYTRLKEVVKTSIIAVSVSSTLLWAIFMIFSKQLIGLFINDPAIIQQTAKAFKVVIAVFPCIGVYYLSIAYCQAINRVKASLKLSIFRQLIVFIPLVYAFVSGLDMGVFGAWLAYPVSDMISFITAAIFIKYTYISLEILEMHQIFKNNKTKLRLANATI is encoded by the coding sequence ATGACAATGAGTAGCGTCACAGAAAGCAATAAAATGTTTGGCGAGGAAAAAATCTGGAAACTGTTATTAAAATTTTCCGTGCCAGCAATAATTTCTTTAATGGTAGCAGAAATGTACAACATGGTAGATTCTATGTTTTTGGGACAATCAATAGGAGCTAATGCAATCGGTGCTTTAACCATAGCCTTTCCAATTCAAAGATTATTTTTAGCTATATCTATGCTTATAGCCATTGGTGCTTCTACCGCCGTTGCAAGAAGCTGTGGAGACGAGGATTTTGAAAATTTAAGAATTATTATACCTAATGCTATAGTTCTAATGTTTATAATAATATCTGTGTTTAGTTTTAGCATTTTTATTTTTCAAGATAAAATTTTACTTAGCTTAGGTGCTTCGCAAAATACATTTCCTCTTGCAAAAGATTATGTAAGTATAATATTAATGGGAGTTTTATTTCAATCCTTTACATTAATTGCATCTTATATTATAACTGCTTTTGGAAACACTAAAATAGTTTTATTAAGTACTTCTATTGGAGCAATTTGTAATGTAATTATAGATTATTTCCTAGTAAATATATTTTCATATGGAGTAAAGGGAGCTGCTATCGCAACAGTAATATCTCAGATAATCGCTTTTATATATGTTTTAATTGTATTTATAAAAATAAAAAAGGGATTAAAATTTTCTTTTAAATTAACCCTTAATAAAGCAGTATCAATTGGAATAATATGTGTTGGGTTTTCAACCTTTATAATAGAGATATCAGATGCCGTAGTCGCTGCTATCTTAAACAATTTACTAGCCTCTTATGGCGGAGATTTGGCCATCGTAACAGTTGGTTTAACTACAAGAGTTTCAATGTTTTTGTTTATGACGATTATGGGTATAAGTTCAGCTATGCAACCTATAGCCGCATATAATTATGGTGCTGGAAATTATACAAGATTAAAAGAAGTTGTTAAAACATCTATAATTGCAGTATCTGTAAGTTCAACTTTATTATGGGCAATATTCATGATCTTTTCAAAACAACTTATAGGATTATTTATAAATGATCCTGCCATTATACAACAGACAGCAAAGGCTTTTAAAGTAGTTATAGCTGTATTCCCTTGCATTGGAGTATATTATTTATCAATCGCCTATTGCCAAGCTATAAATAGAGTTAAAGCCTCTTTAAAATTATCTATTTTTAGACAACTAATAGTATTTATTCCACTAGTATATGCCTTTGTAAGTGGTTTGGATATGGGTGTATTTGGAGCATGGCTTGCTTATCCTGTATCGGACATGATATCCTTCATTACAGCTGCTATATTCATTAAATATACTTATATTTCTTTAGAAATACTAGAGATGCATCAAATTTTCAAGAATAATAAGACTAAACTTAGACTTGCTAATGCAACTATTTAA
- a CDS encoding Type 1 glutamine amidotransferase-like domain-containing protein, whose protein sequence is MGALVLLSDFTEKDNVFLKKKMKELFLDKKYTLSYIPSMTDRNLKCFEKTKNKLSEYGNFEFNYFDIDYFCNIEKIDKIFKSEVIYLSSGNTYYFLNSLKKRYFITRLRRYVENGGYVIGLSAGAIMMAKDISAAQFGDEDIVGLSDLSSLDLVDFDFMPHWNHHSHYLEDLKEYSNNTGNTVYTCNDGDGIIVIDNKLHFYGDIKMIKEGEIRKA, encoded by the coding sequence ATGGGAGCATTGGTTCTGCTAAGCGATTTTACTGAAAAAGATAATGTTTTTTTGAAAAAAAAGATGAAAGAATTATTTTTAGATAAAAAATATACTTTAAGCTATATACCTTCAATGACTGATAGAAATTTAAAGTGTTTTGAAAAAACAAAAAATAAGTTAAGTGAATATGGGAACTTCGAATTTAATTATTTTGATATAGATTATTTTTGTAATATAGAAAAAATAGATAAAATATTTAAATCGGAAGTAATATATCTATCATCAGGGAATACCTATTATTTTTTAAATAGCTTAAAGAAAAGATATTTTATAACTAGACTTAGAAGGTATGTTGAAAATGGAGGTTATGTTATAGGATTAAGCGCAGGGGCAATAATGATGGCAAAAGACATATCAGCTGCACAATTTGGTGATGAAGATATAGTTGGATTATCAGATTTATCATCTTTAGATCTAGTTGATTTTGACTTTATGCCGCATTGGAATCATCACAGTCATTATTTAGAGGATTTAAAGGAGTATTCTAACAATACGGGCAATACAGTTTATACATGTAATGATGGCGATGGAATCATTGTGATTGATAATAAATTGCACTTTTATGGGGATATAAAAATGATAAAAGAAGGTGAAATAAGGAAAGCTTAG
- the gltX gene encoding glutamate--tRNA ligase, with the protein MDYIKLSDLLLPNITTTPEHYREFYPKRNLKPNAMVTRYAPSPTGFQHLGGVFAALISERLAHQSEGIFYLRVEDTDKKREVAGAIEDTTNTLRDFGILFDEGVVDSDNEKGTYGPYKQSDRISIYHAFVKSLIKKGLAYPCFCTEEALDNTRKTQQELKINTGYHGKWAIHRNSSLDEINSELSKGTPYVIRLRSPEESGRRVVCNDLIKGTISMPENDQDIVILKTNGIPTYHFAHAVDDYLMGTTHVIRGEEWLSSLPIHLQLFEMLGCTPPEYAHIPTIMKMDGTSKRKLSKRNDPEISVDFYKSQGYPFIAVTEYLVNLINSNFQEWRDTHEDEPCTNFNITLENMSKSGALFDILKLNDISKNVIATMDASTVYDLYLNWAKHYDTTIANELIENEDYSKKIFNIERENEKPRKDFVKWLDVKEHIEYFFDDLYKNSIKGSYNFPTHIPMDEVRRVLTSYIDVYDHSHDNDTWFATLKALALELGYAKNAKTYKKNPDLFIGQLSDVATIVRVAITNKTQTQDLHEVMQVMGENRVIERLSQNFI; encoded by the coding sequence ATGGATTATATAAAACTATCAGATTTACTGCTCCCTAACATAACCACAACTCCAGAACACTATAGAGAGTTTTATCCAAAAAGAAATCTTAAACCTAATGCTATGGTTACAAGATATGCCCCAAGTCCTACTGGCTTCCAGCATCTTGGAGGTGTATTTGCGGCTCTTATATCTGAAAGACTAGCTCATCAAAGCGAAGGAATATTTTATCTTAGAGTAGAGGATACTGACAAAAAGAGAGAGGTTGCTGGCGCCATTGAAGACACCACTAACACTCTAAGGGATTTTGGAATTCTTTTTGATGAAGGAGTTGTAGATTCTGATAATGAAAAGGGTACATATGGACCTTATAAACAAAGCGACAGAATTAGTATATATCATGCTTTTGTAAAATCACTAATAAAAAAAGGATTAGCTTACCCTTGCTTTTGCACTGAAGAAGCTTTAGATAACACAAGGAAAACTCAACAAGAACTTAAAATTAATACAGGGTATCATGGAAAATGGGCTATTCACAGAAATTCTAGTCTTGATGAAATTAATTCTGAGTTATCAAAAGGCACACCTTATGTTATAAGACTTAGATCTCCTGAAGAATCAGGTCGAAGAGTAGTTTGTAATGATTTAATTAAAGGAACTATAAGTATGCCAGAAAACGACCAAGACATTGTGATCCTTAAAACTAATGGGATTCCAACATATCATTTTGCACATGCAGTAGATGATTATTTAATGGGAACAACCCATGTAATCCGTGGTGAAGAGTGGCTTTCGTCTCTTCCTATACATTTGCAACTATTTGAAATGTTAGGATGTACTCCTCCAGAATACGCTCATATACCTACAATTATGAAAATGGATGGGACATCAAAACGTAAGCTCAGTAAAAGAAACGACCCTGAAATTTCCGTAGATTTTTATAAATCTCAAGGTTATCCTTTTATAGCTGTAACTGAGTACCTTGTAAATCTTATTAACTCTAATTTTCAAGAGTGGAGAGATACCCATGAAGATGAACCTTGCACAAACTTTAATATCACCCTTGAAAACATGAGCAAAAGTGGAGCTCTATTTGATATTTTAAAACTTAATGATATTAGTAAAAATGTTATAGCCACTATGGATGCATCCACCGTATACGACCTTTATCTTAATTGGGCTAAACATTATGATACTACAATTGCAAATGAACTAATTGAAAATGAAGATTATTCTAAAAAAATATTTAATATTGAAAGAGAAAATGAAAAGCCAAGAAAAGATTTTGTAAAATGGTTAGATGTAAAAGAACATATTGAATATTTCTTTGATGATCTTTATAAAAACAGCATAAAAGGTAGTTACAATTTCCCTACCCATATACCAATGGATGAGGTAAGAAGAGTACTTACTAGCTATATAGATGTATATGATCATTCCCATGATAATGACACCTGGTTTGCAACCCTTAAAGCGCTAGCACTCGAACTTGGGTATGCAAAAAATGCTAAAACTTATAAAAAGAACCCAGATTTATTTATAGGTCAACTATCAGATGTTGCCACAATAGTAAGGGTAGCAATAACCAATAAAACACAAACTCAAGATTTACATGAAGTAATGCAGGTTATGGGTGAAAACCGTGTTATTGAAAGATTAAGTCAAAATTTTATTTAA
- a CDS encoding sensor histidine kinase KdpD: MIFIIVGLLVASVILFARLFYMKKQVISVTNQLIDINENNIDKKITIGLINPEIEALTKVINDTINMRKQCEASKIKFQNDLKQNIANMSHDLRTPLTSIKGYIQFLKLDNISDEERVEYLNISEQRTKSLESLLNDFYELSLVESQDFELNLEKINITNILQEILLGKYSDFTSRNLKPNIQIPNQNIYIIAEKKSLERIIENLLSNAIKYARDNVSIYLETNSNVVLLKITNTVINLSVEDVEKIFDRFYMADKTRSEKGTGLGLSIVKTLVEKMNAVIIADINNDVLCICCEFKRL, from the coding sequence GTGATATTTATAATTGTAGGACTATTAGTTGCATCGGTGATTTTGTTTGCTCGCTTATTTTATATGAAAAAGCAAGTAATAAGTGTAACAAATCAGCTTATAGATATCAATGAAAACAATATAGATAAAAAAATAACTATAGGTCTTATAAATCCAGAAATTGAAGCATTAACTAAAGTTATTAATGACACTATAAACATGAGAAAACAATGTGAAGCAAGCAAAATTAAATTTCAGAATGATCTAAAACAAAACATTGCAAATATGTCACACGACCTTAGAACGCCATTAACATCAATAAAAGGATATATTCAATTTTTAAAACTAGATAATATAAGTGATGAAGAAAGAGTGGAATATTTAAACATATCGGAGCAGAGGACTAAATCTCTTGAAAGCTTATTAAATGATTTTTATGAACTATCTTTAGTTGAATCCCAAGATTTTGAATTGAATCTTGAAAAAATAAATATCACTAATATATTGCAAGAAATATTACTTGGCAAGTATAGTGATTTTACAAGTAGAAATTTGAAGCCCAATATACAAATACCAAATCAAAACATTTATATAATAGCAGAAAAAAAATCTTTAGAGCGAATAATTGAAAATCTGTTAAGTAATGCTATTAAATACGCAAGAGATAATGTATCGATTTATTTAGAAACCAACTCAAATGTGGTATTATTAAAAATAACAAACACAGTTATAAATTTATCTGTGGAAGATGTAGAAAAGATTTTTGACAGATTTTACATGGCAGACAAAACCCGCTCAGAAAAAGGAACAGGACTTGGACTTTCTATTGTAAAAACATTAGTAGAAAAAATGAATGCAGTCATAATAGCGGATATTAATAATGACGTGTTATGCATTTGTTGTGAATTTAAAAGACTATAA
- a CDS encoding ABC transporter permease, giving the protein MLNLLKVEFYKLKTSKTFKLILVLMVVQSILCPITFSKEMTGKQVLLQVFGAQEFIALYMLIGAFAACYIGDEFSTGCIKNLIACGHKRRDIVIAKSISYYFGIAIISLTSPILITIINTIMNGYGEVFTLNSLAFILELSFLMVLIYIGIGSIAVLISFIARNSIITVGAFILVDTVNRTCRGLVFQKYLSGEIYTRTIFGQSLFLDTHYVEFSQGFKIIGVAITTIVVSTLLSVYFFNKAEIK; this is encoded by the coding sequence ATGCTTAATTTATTAAAAGTTGAATTTTACAAATTGAAAACATCAAAAACATTCAAGTTGATATTAGTATTAATGGTAGTTCAATCAATTTTGTGTCCTATAACATTTAGTAAGGAAATGACGGGAAAACAGGTGCTATTACAGGTGTTTGGTGCACAAGAATTTATAGCATTATACATGCTAATAGGCGCGTTTGCGGCATGTTATATAGGCGATGAATTTAGCACTGGATGTATAAAAAATTTAATTGCCTGTGGACATAAAAGACGGGATATTGTTATAGCAAAAAGTATAAGTTATTATTTTGGCATTGCAATTATTAGTTTAACGTCTCCAATTTTAATTACTATAATAAACACTATTATGAACGGATATGGTGAGGTATTTACTTTGAATTCACTTGCATTTATACTTGAATTATCGTTTCTTATGGTTCTTATATATATTGGCATAGGAAGTATTGCAGTTTTAATATCATTTATAGCTAGAAATAGCATAATTACAGTGGGAGCGTTTATTTTAGTAGATACAGTTAATAGAACTTGCAGAGGTTTAGTTTTTCAAAAATACCTTAGTGGTGAAATTTACACTAGAACTATATTTGGTCAATCATTGTTTTTGGACACGCATTATGTAGAATTTTCACAGGGATTTAAAATAATAGGAGTCGCTATAACAACAATAGTAGTTTCAACATTATTAAGTGTGTATTTTTTTAACAAAGCAGAGATTAAGTGA
- a CDS encoding ATP-binding cassette domain-containing protein → MNNVIVKTTAVSKIYKGIKVLDTVDMTIKKGQIYGIIGLNGAGKTTLMRVIAGLCVKDRGSLELFGKSDESNIQASRRRMGCLIEIPGIYVNKTAYENLEIERIQKGIPGKECIEKVLNDVGLVDLKNKKVRNFSKGIKQKLGIAMALLSEPEFLMLDEPINGLDPIAIIQIRELLKKLNIENGVTMLISSHILAELHQLVNCYGIIHNGKLIEQITDSELEDKCKKLIHIKVDDAAKASVVLNTKLQTTNFQVLPNNIIKLYDYVDNAGKVSKVLSGEGISVEEIMPMGDDLEAYFTKVIGGALNA, encoded by the coding sequence ATGAATAATGTAATAGTAAAAACTACAGCAGTTTCAAAGATATATAAAGGAATAAAGGTGCTAGATACTGTTGATATGACTATTAAGAAGGGGCAGATATATGGGATTATTGGATTAAATGGAGCGGGTAAAACCACATTAATGAGGGTTATAGCTGGCCTTTGCGTAAAGGATAGGGGAAGTTTGGAGTTATTTGGGAAAAGTGATGAAAGTAATATACAAGCTAGTCGAAGGCGCATGGGGTGCTTAATAGAAATACCTGGAATTTATGTTAATAAGACTGCTTATGAAAATTTAGAAATTGAAAGGATTCAAAAGGGTATACCAGGAAAAGAGTGTATAGAAAAAGTTTTAAATGATGTAGGATTAGTAGATTTAAAGAATAAAAAGGTGAGAAATTTTTCTAAAGGCATTAAACAAAAATTAGGAATAGCAATGGCACTTCTTAGTGAACCAGAATTTTTAATGTTAGATGAGCCTATTAATGGATTAGACCCTATTGCAATAATACAGATAAGGGAGTTATTAAAAAAGCTAAACATTGAAAATGGAGTTACAATGTTAATATCTAGTCACATATTAGCAGAACTTCATCAACTGGTAAATTGCTATGGAATAATTCATAATGGTAAACTCATAGAACAAATTACAGATAGTGAATTAGAGGATAAATGTAAAAAACTTATTCACATTAAAGTAGACGATGCTGCTAAAGCATCAGTTGTGTTAAATACAAAGTTACAAACAACGAATTTTCAGGTTTTACCTAATAATATTATTAAATTATATGATTATGTAGATAATGCAGGGAAAGTGTCGAAGGTCCTTTCAGGGGAAGGAATTTCAGTAGAAGAAATTATGCCTATGGGAGATGACTTAGAAGCTTACTTTACTAAAGTAATAGGTGGTGCATTAAATGCTTAA
- a CDS encoding ABC transporter ATP-binding protein has protein sequence MSEVLRVSNISKVYGRQKVLDKVELSINEGEIIGLVGPNGAGKTTLMKIITGLVKKYDGDVYIKGENIKSIKRCKTKRIGCVIETPGFYPDLTGYENLLFFAAVSGLEDKKEIDEIIKKLGIDGYMDKKVKKYSLGMKQRLGVAQAVLSYPPILILDEPTNGLDPAIVPQLRKFIKYIAEEKQTAVLMSSHILSEIELMCDKVAFIQQGMLIKVENLKKIKKDNDVVAFKTSKLHELKTLFETKNLTYKILGEDTIHVTIKAFELESLILDVSSAKIPFTGVYEVKESLEEKYLRTIGDE, from the coding sequence GTGAGTGAAGTTTTAAGGGTAAGTAATATTAGTAAAGTTTATGGAAGGCAAAAGGTGCTAGATAAAGTAGAGTTATCTATAAATGAAGGAGAAATTATTGGACTTGTAGGTCCGAATGGTGCAGGCAAGACTACGTTAATGAAAATTATTACGGGTCTAGTTAAAAAATATGATGGAGATGTTTATATAAAAGGAGAAAATATAAAAAGTATTAAAAGGTGCAAGACAAAACGGATTGGTTGTGTTATAGAAACACCAGGCTTTTATCCGGATTTAACAGGTTATGAAAATTTACTTTTTTTCGCAGCGGTATCTGGATTAGAAGATAAGAAAGAAATAGATGAAATTATTAAAAAATTAGGTATTGACGGTTATATGGATAAGAAAGTCAAAAAATACTCATTGGGAATGAAGCAAAGATTAGGAGTGGCCCAAGCAGTTTTATCATATCCACCTATATTAATATTAGATGAACCTACTAATGGATTAGATCCTGCAATAGTGCCTCAGCTTAGGAAATTTATAAAGTACATAGCTGAGGAAAAACAAACAGCGGTATTGATGTCAAGTCATATTCTTTCAGAGATTGAGCTTATGTGTGATAAAGTTGCATTTATACAACAAGGCATGCTAATAAAGGTTGAAAATTTAAAGAAAATTAAAAAAGATAATGATGTTGTTGCTTTTAAAACTAGTAAATTACATGAACTTAAAACACTTTTTGAAACTAAAAATTTAACTTATAAAATTTTAGGGGAAGACACTATTCATGTAACTATAAAAGCTTTTGAATTAGAAAGCTTAATTTTAGATGTAAGCTCTGCAAAAATACCTTTTACAGGAGTATATGAGGTGAAGGAAAGTTTAGAAGAAAAATATTTGAGGACTATAGGAGATGAGTAA
- a CDS encoding response regulator transcription factor — protein MNKDINILVIEDDDYINSMLARLLQKDNYNVRQAYSGTEAMMYIENNDFQLVLLDLMLPGMNGDEVLKGIREIKQMPVIVISAKIDKQDKIDMLKLGADDYITKPFDIGEVSARVEANIRRYMDFNNSDNCARNLTYKDIVLNKETKEVIVNNQELILTAREFTILELFLSHTKKVFSKANLFESVWESEYLGDDNTINVHMSNLRSKLHKANPNEQYIETIWGMGYKIS, from the coding sequence ATGAATAAGGATATTAATATATTAGTGATAGAAGATGATGATTATATAAATAGTATGTTAGCTAGACTTTTGCAAAAAGATAATTATAACGTAAGACAAGCTTATTCAGGTACAGAGGCTATGATGTATATTGAAAACAATGATTTTCAATTGGTACTACTTGATTTAATGTTGCCTGGAATGAATGGAGACGAAGTATTAAAGGGTATAAGGGAAATTAAGCAAATGCCAGTAATTGTGATTTCAGCGAAAATAGATAAACAAGATAAAATAGATATGCTAAAGCTAGGAGCAGATGATTATATTACAAAGCCTTTTGATATAGGGGAGGTTTCAGCTAGGGTTGAAGCAAATATTAGAAGATATATGGATTTTAATAATAGTGATAATTGTGCGCGGAATTTAACATATAAAGATATAGTTCTAAACAAAGAAACTAAAGAAGTTATTGTAAATAACCAGGAGTTAATATTAACAGCTAGAGAATTTACAATACTTGAGTTGTTTCTGTCTCACACTAAAAAAGTATTTAGTAAAGCTAATTTGTTTGAAAGTGTTTGGGAAAGTGAGTATTTAGGAGATGACAATACAATTAATGTTCATATGAGTAATTTAAGAAGTAAATTACATAAGGCAAACCCTAATGAACAATATATAGAAACAATATGGGGTATGGGATATAAAATATCATAA
- a CDS encoding cation-translocating P-type ATPase — MKIFYNQTSKEVMSTLGVNDKGLDDLAIKNRREEQGFNELTETARKSHIQVFLDQFKDFLVLILIGAAIISAFLSKFESTLVIIVVVVINAILGTLQHIKAEQSLKSLQALSSPTAKVLRNGQKLEIPSKELLVGDILYLDAGDYVSADGRIIENYSLQVNESSLTGESESVLKTTNIINEDNVSIGDKKNMVFSGSFITYGRAVVLVTSIGMKTELGKIANLLETAKEKRTPLQVNLDNFGKKLAFVILAISTLIFALNIFRDYAIIDSFMFAVSLAVAAIPEALSSIVTIVLAIGTQKMSHENAVVRKLHAVESLGSISVIFSDKTGTLTQNKMTVQKVYVDEKVLSHDELDHDNLLEKNLVLMALLCNDAVTIKDKEIGDPTEVALVNLGELYDLDELDIRKDYPRAFEVPFDSDRKLMSTANKLKDKTFMITKGALDVLLLRTITIVTSSGVKTLTDDDKTEIERVNREFSESGLRVLAFAYKEIENGKTIDTCDENDLTFVGLISMMDPPRAESKVAVAECIKAGIKPVMITGDHKITASAIAKQIGILNNGSVAIEGYEIDSLNDEELKSKVENISVYARVSPEHKIRIVRAWQERGNVVAMTGDGVNDAPALKQADIGIAMGITGTEVAKDAASIVLMDDNFSTIVKAISNGRSIYSNIKNSIKFLLSGNSAAVISVLYTSLAALPMPFAPVHLLFINLVTDSLPAIAIGLEPHNKNIMDEKPRNINSPILNKSFSIKVLLEGLLIALCTMTAFHIGLSTGDTVVASTMAFATLCLSRLLHGFNSRSQESIFRIGVFSNKYLWIATILGYLLLEFVLSFKPFMGVFEVATLTITQRAMIYGLSLMPLILIQIYKLLFVRAHT, encoded by the coding sequence ATGAAAATATTTTATAATCAAACATCAAAAGAAGTGATGAGCACTCTGGGGGTTAATGACAAAGGACTAGATGACCTTGCAATAAAAAACAGGCGGGAAGAACAGGGCTTTAATGAATTAACTGAAACTGCTAGAAAAAGTCACATACAGGTGTTTTTAGATCAGTTCAAGGACTTTTTAGTATTAATACTTATAGGCGCTGCAATAATATCAGCCTTTCTTTCAAAGTTTGAGAGTACCCTTGTTATAATTGTAGTTGTTGTTATAAATGCGATTCTTGGAACTCTTCAGCACATTAAAGCAGAACAATCTTTAAAAAGCCTTCAGGCTCTTTCTTCTCCCACAGCCAAGGTTCTAAGAAATGGTCAAAAGCTAGAAATCCCCTCAAAGGAATTGCTGGTTGGAGATATCTTATATTTAGATGCAGGAGACTATGTAAGTGCTGATGGAAGAATAATTGAAAACTACAGTCTTCAGGTAAATGAAAGTTCTTTAACAGGTGAGTCAGAAAGCGTTTTAAAAACAACAAATATAATAAATGAGGATAATGTATCAATTGGTGATAAAAAAAATATGGTGTTTTCCGGAAGTTTTATAACCTATGGAAGAGCTGTTGTTTTAGTTACATCTATTGGAATGAAAACAGAACTAGGTAAAATAGCTAACCTTTTAGAAACTGCAAAGGAAAAGAGGACTCCATTACAAGTTAATTTGGATAACTTCGGTAAAAAACTTGCCTTTGTTATACTTGCAATATCAACTCTTATTTTCGCTCTCAATATATTTAGAGACTATGCAATTATTGACTCCTTCATGTTTGCTGTATCTCTTGCTGTTGCTGCAATACCTGAAGCCTTAAGCTCAATAGTAACAATAGTTCTTGCCATTGGAACCCAAAAAATGTCTCATGAAAATGCTGTTGTAAGAAAGCTTCATGCAGTTGAAAGCTTGGGAAGCATTTCAGTGATATTCTCAGATAAAACTGGGACGCTAACACAGAATAAAATGACTGTACAAAAGGTATATGTTGATGAAAAAGTATTGTCTCATGATGAACTTGACCATGATAATCTTTTGGAAAAGAATCTTGTACTAATGGCGCTATTATGTAATGATGCTGTAACTATTAAAGACAAAGAGATTGGTGATCCCACTGAAGTTGCACTTGTAAACCTAGGTGAATTATACGATTTGGATGAGCTAGATATCAGAAAAGACTATCCAAGAGCTTTTGAGGTACCCTTTGATTCCGATAGAAAACTAATGAGTACAGCAAATAAACTTAAAGACAAAACCTTTATGATAACCAAGGGTGCACTTGATGTACTTTTATTAAGGACAATAACTATTGTTACATCAAGTGGAGTTAAAACCCTCACTGATGATGATAAAACGGAAATTGAAAGGGTAAATAGGGAATTTTCTGAAAGTGGACTCAGAGTTTTAGCTTTTGCTTATAAAGAAATAGAAAATGGAAAAACAATTGATACATGCGATGAAAATGACTTGACATTTGTAGGTCTAATTTCCATGATGGATCCTCCAAGAGCGGAATCTAAAGTCGCAGTTGCAGAATGTATCAAGGCTGGCATTAAGCCAGTAATGATAACTGGAGATCATAAAATAACCGCTTCTGCCATAGCTAAACAAATAGGTATATTAAATAATGGATCTGTTGCTATAGAAGGCTATGAAATTGATTCCTTAAATGATGAAGAGCTTAAATCTAAGGTAGAAAATATTTCTGTATATGCAAGAGTATCCCCTGAACATAAGATAAGAATAGTAAGAGCATGGCAAGAAAGAGGAAATGTAGTGGCAATGACCGGTGATGGTGTAAATGATGCCCCTGCTTTAAAACAAGCAGACATTGGTATAGCTATGGGAATAACGGGTACTGAGGTTGCTAAAGATGCTGCTTCTATAGTACTTATGGATGATAACTTTTCAACCATTGTAAAGGCAATTTCCAATGGCAGAAGTATATATTCAAACATAAAAAATTCAATCAAATTTTTATTATCTGGAAATTCTGCCGCTGTAATCTCGGTGCTTTATACTTCACTTGCAGCGCTTCCAATGCCTTTTGCACCAGTGCACCTTTTGTTTATCAATTTGGTTACAGATAGCCTTCCAGCTATTGCAATAGGACTTGAGCCTCATAATAAAAATATAATGGATGAAAAACCTAGAAATATAAACTCACCTATATTAAATAAATCCTTTTCAATAAAAGTACTACTTGAAGGGTTACTAATTGCACTATGTACAATGACAGCGTTCCATATAGGATTATCCACCGGTGATACTGTGGTTGCAAGCACAATGGCCTTTGCAACACTGTGTTTATCAAGACTGCTCCATGGATTTAACTCTAGGTCACAAGAATCAATATTTAGAATAGGAGTTTTCTCAAATAAATATTTATGGATTGCCACTATATTAGGTTATTTACTTTTAGAATTTGTTTTAAGCTTTAAGCCATTTATGGGAGTTTTCGAAGTAGCTACTTTAACAATAACCCAACGTGCTATGATATATGGACTCTCCCTTATGCCTCTAATTCTTATTCAAATATATAAACTATTATTTGTAAGAGCTCATACGTAA